Genomic DNA from Rhodoferax mekongensis:
CGGTCCGGACCTGGCCCGTGTGGGCGGCAAGTACAGCGATGAATGGCATCGCATCCACTTGACCAACCCGCGTGATGTGGTGCCTGAGTCCAACATGCCGGCCTACCCTTGGTTGGAGAAAAACCTGGTGGATGCCGAGTCCCTGCCATCGCACCTGCGTGCCTTGCGCAAAGTGGGTGTGCCTTACACGGACGAGCAGATCGCCAAGGCCTCGGAAGAAGTCAAGGGCAAGACCGAGCTGGAAGCCACCATCGCTTACCTGCAGGTTCTGGGCCTGGCACTGAAGTAAGGGGATGACCATGGACATCGATGTCAACAACCTGCGCTCTATCACCACGGTTATCAGTTTCGTGGTCTTTATCGCCATTGTTCGCTGGGCCTGGTCCAAGAGCCGTTCCAGCGACTTTCAAGAGGCCGCCAACCTGCCTTTCGAGCAGGACTGAGCCCCAAAAGGAATCAAAATGAGTGACTTCACAAGCAACTTCTGGTCGGTCTATGTGACCGCCGTCACGGTCATCGGCATCGTGGCCTGTCTGTTCCTGTTGTGGTTCAGCGGTAAAGCCAAGGCCATGACCGCCAATGACAACACAACCGGTCACGTCTGGGACGGCGACCTGCGTGAAATGAACAACCCCTTGCCCCGTTGGTGGGTAGGCTTGTTTGTCATCACCATCGTGTTTGCCGGCGTGTATCTGGCTTTCTACCCCGGCTTGGGTAATTCCGCCGGCAAGCTGGGCTGGACTTCGACCGGCCAGCTGCAAGCCGAAATCGCCAAGGGTGAGGCCGACATCGCGCCCATCTATGCGCGCTTTGACAGCATGACGCCTGAAGACATGGCCAAGGACCCGCAGGCCCATGCCATCGGTGAGCGTTTGTTCATGAACAACTGCTCCCAATGCCACGGTTCGGACGCCCATGGCTCCAAAGGATTTCCCAACCTGACCGATGCTGACTGGCTGCACGGCGGCACACCCGACAAGATCATCGAGACACTGAACCAGGGTCGTATCGGCCAGATGCCACCCATGGCAGCAGCCGTCGGTACCGCAGATGACGTGAAGAACGTAGCGAACTACGTGCTCAGTCTGTCGGGCAGCCCCAACGACTCGGTGCGTGCTGCTCTGGGCAAGCCCAAGTTCGCGGCTTGTGCAGCCTGCCACGGGGCAGACGGCAAGGGCAACCAGGCGCTCGGTGCACCGAACCTGACCGATGACATCTGGCTGCATGGCTATGGTGAGAACGCCATCATCAATATGGTGAACAACGGCAAGGTCAACCAGATGCCCGCGCAGGCGCAAAAACTGTCTCCCGCGCAGATCAAGGTTCTGGCGTCCTATGTCTGGGGTTTTTCCAACACCGGTGCTGCCAAGTAAAGCCGGCAGCCAAGCAAAGGACATTCCTTGAACGTACCCGCCTCCACTGCTGGGAAGAAAATCATTCCTGTCGTCGCATCACCGGACAAAGGGCCTATTGCCCCGCCACCCGGTGCCGACGAGGAGACGATTGCCCTGTACGAAGCGCACAAGAAGATTTATCCGCGCAGCGTGTCGGGCTACTTTTCGAAGTGGCGGTGGGCGTTGGTCTTCCTGACCCAGTTGGTGTTTTATGGATTGCCATGGCTGGAGTGGGGGCAGCGCCAAGCGGTGCTGTTTGATCTCGGGGCCCGGCGGTTCTATATCTTCAACCTTGTGCTGTACCCGCAGGACTTTGTGTATCTCACCGGCATTCTGGTGATCTCCGCACTGTCCTTGTTTTTGTTTACGGCGGTAGCAGGGCGTTTGTGGTGCGGCTATGCCTGCCCGCAAACGGTGTACACCGAAATCTTCCTGTGGTTGGAAAAGCTGGCGGAAGGGGACCGCTCTGCCCGCATGCGGCGTGACGCAGGTCCCTGGAATCTTGACAAAGTCTGGCGCAAAGCAGCCAAGCAGTTCATGTGGATTGCCGTTGGCTTGTGGACCGGTTTCACGTTCGTGGGTTACTTCACACCCATCCACAGTCTGGGCGCTGAATTCATGGCGTTGTCCATGGGCCCTTGGGAAACCTTCTGGGTGTTGTTCTACGGCTTTGCCACTTACGGCAATGCGGGCTACATGCGCGAGCAGGTCTGCAAATACATGTGCCCTTATGCGCGCTTCCAAAGCGCCATGTTTGACAAAGACACCTTGATCGTGACCTACGACCAGGAGCGCGGGGAGCCACGGGGTGCCCGCTCCAAAAAGGCCGACATCGCAACCTTGAATCTGGGCGCCTGTGTGGACTGCAGCTTGTGCGTGCAAGTCTGCCCGACCGGCATTGATATCCGCAAAGGCTTGCAGTACGAGTGCATCGGTTGTGGTGCTTGTGCCGATGTGTGCGACACCGTAATGGAAAAAATGGGTTACGCCCGTGGCTTGGTGAAATACTCTACACAGAATGCCTTGAGTAAGCACTGGACC
This window encodes:
- a CDS encoding cbb3-type cytochrome oxidase subunit 3, with translation MDIDVNNLRSITTVISFVVFIAIVRWAWSKSRSSDFQEAANLPFEQD
- the ccoG gene encoding cytochrome c oxidase accessory protein CcoG; this translates as MNVPASTAGKKIIPVVASPDKGPIAPPPGADEETIALYEAHKKIYPRSVSGYFSKWRWALVFLTQLVFYGLPWLEWGQRQAVLFDLGARRFYIFNLVLYPQDFVYLTGILVISALSLFLFTAVAGRLWCGYACPQTVYTEIFLWLEKLAEGDRSARMRRDAGPWNLDKVWRKAAKQFMWIAVGLWTGFTFVGYFTPIHSLGAEFMALSMGPWETFWVLFYGFATYGNAGYMREQVCKYMCPYARFQSAMFDKDTLIVTYDQERGEPRGARSKKADIATLNLGACVDCSLCVQVCPTGIDIRKGLQYECIGCGACADVCDTVMEKMGYARGLVKYSTQNALSKHWTNAQTLRHVLRPRVLIYTGILLAVVIAMLTSLWLRAPFKVDVERDRGTLARIVSGGRLENVYRLQIMNTRETPQTYEVSVEGLPGLTVSTDASMEVGPTESRWIAVRVQLPYEGAAPGSYPIHFTVKSAPVSAVVTEKSVFIVPR
- the ccoP gene encoding cytochrome-c oxidase, cbb3-type subunit III, giving the protein MSDFTSNFWSVYVTAVTVIGIVACLFLLWFSGKAKAMTANDNTTGHVWDGDLREMNNPLPRWWVGLFVITIVFAGVYLAFYPGLGNSAGKLGWTSTGQLQAEIAKGEADIAPIYARFDSMTPEDMAKDPQAHAIGERLFMNNCSQCHGSDAHGSKGFPNLTDADWLHGGTPDKIIETLNQGRIGQMPPMAAAVGTADDVKNVANYVLSLSGSPNDSVRAALGKPKFAACAACHGADGKGNQALGAPNLTDDIWLHGYGENAIINMVNNGKVNQMPAQAQKLSPAQIKVLASYVWGFSNTGAAK